A region from the Benincasa hispida cultivar B227 chromosome 10, ASM972705v1, whole genome shotgun sequence genome encodes:
- the LOC120089047 gene encoding uncharacterized mitochondrial protein AtMg00860-like — protein sequence MSKAALKVNEAKIDVIAKLPMPVNVKALRSFLGHAGFYKRFVKGFSQIVRPLSALLELNRPYIFNEDFHQVFETISWSYVGPKEGKPDTSDFLRAKDTYRNPRTLHNH from the exons ATGTCCAAAGCAGCATTGAAGGTGAATGAAGCTAAAATTGATGTCATTGCAAAATTGCCTATGCCTGTGAACGTCAAGGCCCTGAGGAGCTTTCTAGGCCATGCAGGCTTCTACAAAAGATTTGTAAAAGGATTTTCCCAAATTGTGCGTCCACTAAGCGCATTGCTAGAGTTGAACAGGCCTTATATATTTAATGAAGATTTCCACCAAGTGTTTGAAACCATAAG TTGGAGCTATGTTGGGCCAAAAGAAGGGAAACCTGATACATCTGATTTCTTACGCGCTAAAGATACATATAGAAACCCAAGAACATTACATAACCACTGA